One genomic window of Kaistia geumhonensis includes the following:
- a CDS encoding carbohydrate ABC transporter permease — protein sequence MTIATGRAQPSRQTRSAEPGALRQIWQHRIDYAYVLPSIVVMLIVIAYPIYYTIDLSFFKTPPSLQLRDKIFVGMENYGAILQSDVFWRVTWNTVVWTVASTIIAFILGFGAALALHRDFIGRGVLRAVLIVPWVISAVAASYIWKWIYHSDFGVIGAVMVELGLADRPPNFIDNVNTVLPALIVVNIWREFPFAMIMMMAGLQTVPDQLLRAAKVDGANAWQRFWHVTFPHLSNVSTVTILLLAVANFNSFIIPWIMTGGGPSNASHIWITHIYELAFGRQRWGVASAYSVLLFIILMTLGYFYVRALGGNESKDRGT from the coding sequence GTGACCATCGCGACCGGCCGGGCCCAGCCTTCCCGCCAGACGAGATCAGCCGAGCCCGGAGCGCTGCGGCAGATCTGGCAGCATCGCATCGACTATGCCTATGTGCTGCCGTCGATCGTCGTCATGCTGATCGTCATCGCCTATCCGATCTACTATACGATCGACCTTTCCTTCTTCAAGACGCCGCCCAGCCTCCAGCTCCGCGACAAGATCTTCGTGGGCATGGAGAACTACGGGGCCATCCTGCAGAGCGATGTCTTCTGGCGCGTCACCTGGAATACCGTTGTCTGGACGGTGGCCTCGACGATCATCGCGTTCATTCTTGGATTCGGCGCCGCGCTGGCACTGCATCGCGATTTCATTGGTCGAGGCGTGCTGCGCGCGGTCCTGATCGTCCCTTGGGTGATCAGCGCCGTCGCCGCCTCCTATATCTGGAAGTGGATCTACCACTCCGATTTCGGCGTCATCGGCGCAGTCATGGTCGAACTCGGCCTCGCCGACCGGCCGCCCAACTTCATCGACAACGTCAATACGGTCCTGCCGGCGCTGATCGTCGTCAATATCTGGCGCGAGTTCCCCTTCGCCATGATCATGATGATGGCCGGCCTCCAGACCGTGCCCGACCAGCTGCTGCGCGCCGCCAAGGTCGATGGCGCCAACGCCTGGCAGCGGTTCTGGCACGTGACCTTCCCGCATTTGAGCAATGTCTCGACCGTCACGATCCTTCTGCTCGCGGTCGCGAACTTCAACTCCTTCATCATCCCCTGGATCATGACCGGCGGTGGCCCGTCCAACGCCTCGCATATCTGGATCACCCATATCTACGAGCTCGCCTTCGGGCGGCAGCGCTGGGGCGTCGCGTCCGCCTATTCGGTGCTGCTGTTCATCATCCTGATGACGCTCGGATATTTCTATGTCCGCGCGCTCGGGGGCAACGAATCGAAGGATCGGGGCACATGA
- a CDS encoding VOC family protein — protein sequence MKYLHTMVRVTNVDESLDFYCNKFGLKEVRRIENEKGRYTLIFLAAPGDESAQVELTYNWDPEVYGEGRNFGHLAYRVDNIYELCDRLLKAGVTINRPPRDGHMAFIRSPDNISIELIQAGDALPPQEPWASMPNTGKW from the coding sequence ATGAAATACCTTCACACCATGGTCCGCGTCACGAATGTCGACGAATCGCTCGACTTCTACTGCAACAAGTTCGGCCTCAAGGAGGTTCGCCGCATCGAGAACGAGAAGGGCCGCTACACGCTCATCTTCCTCGCCGCCCCCGGCGACGAGAGCGCGCAGGTGGAGCTGACCTACAACTGGGATCCCGAGGTCTACGGCGAAGGGCGCAATTTCGGCCACCTCGCCTACCGCGTCGACAACATCTACGAGCTCTGCGACCGCCTGCTGAAGGCCGGCGTCACCATCAACCGTCCGCCCCGCGACGGCCACATGGCCTTCATCCGCTCGCCCGACAACATCTCGATCGAACTGATCCAGGCCGGCGACGCGCTGCCGCCGCAGGAGCCCTGGGCGTCGATGCCAAACACCGGCAAGTGGTAA
- a CDS encoding ABC transporter substrate-binding protein, producing the protein MTRSKSGAAIRGAVVTAFMTSMISPAFAAPPVDLSKWSPDYVKSVAGTKEFDTAADCAKVTPLDYKGRVTLWYQGVFEGDPDILRQNYKEFFEAFRKTYPNIVLEEQGITYNDLLDKFRTALIGNAAPMVVRLQILGGTEFASKGYLQPLKPEDIGYSSEDFWPGAMKAVTWDGVTYGVPTNNETMGFIWNADIFKRAGLDPEKPPATWDDVVKYSKQIHDKLGVSGYGLVARKNAGNTPYRFMPQLWAYGGGVFDEASADPTYKEVQLGSPQSKAALQASYDMYVRDKSVPVSALTNQQADNQPLFLAGQLAMMISHPSDYNVMLDLKKKATGADAEKAQTVIDNMRYGLIPAGPDGKRAVVFGGSNIHILKPEYVDGGKVDEPAAKALICMWTSPEWSLKLAWVGSNPGNLNGFLTGWMKTRLETTPFLDVTTSMLPYGIPFPALPESPEIMNIIVPDMLQNALTGAMTVDQAADDAAKKVEDLKAGGGL; encoded by the coding sequence ATGACGAGATCGAAATCCGGCGCCGCCATCCGTGGCGCCGTTGTCACCGCATTCATGACGTCGATGATTTCGCCGGCCTTTGCCGCGCCGCCGGTCGATCTGAGCAAGTGGTCGCCCGACTATGTGAAGTCGGTGGCGGGCACCAAGGAGTTCGATACCGCGGCCGATTGCGCGAAGGTCACGCCGCTCGACTACAAGGGCCGCGTGACGCTCTGGTATCAGGGCGTCTTCGAGGGCGACCCGGATATCCTCAGGCAGAACTACAAGGAATTCTTCGAGGCCTTCCGGAAGACGTATCCGAACATCGTTCTCGAAGAACAGGGCATCACCTACAACGATCTGCTCGACAAGTTCCGCACCGCGCTGATCGGCAATGCGGCGCCGATGGTCGTGCGCCTGCAGATTCTCGGCGGAACGGAATTCGCCTCGAAGGGCTATCTCCAGCCGCTGAAGCCGGAAGACATTGGCTATTCCAGCGAGGACTTCTGGCCGGGCGCGATGAAGGCGGTCACCTGGGACGGCGTGACCTATGGCGTGCCGACCAACAACGAGACGATGGGCTTCATCTGGAACGCCGACATCTTCAAGCGCGCCGGCCTCGATCCCGAGAAGCCGCCGGCGACCTGGGACGACGTCGTCAAATACTCGAAGCAGATTCACGACAAGCTCGGCGTTTCCGGATACGGCCTCGTCGCGCGCAAGAATGCCGGCAACACGCCCTATCGCTTCATGCCGCAGCTCTGGGCCTATGGCGGCGGCGTGTTCGACGAAGCCTCGGCCGATCCGACCTACAAGGAGGTCCAGCTCGGCAGCCCGCAGAGCAAGGCCGCGCTGCAGGCTTCCTACGACATGTATGTCCGCGACAAGTCGGTGCCGGTTTCGGCGCTCACCAACCAGCAGGCCGACAATCAGCCGCTCTTCCTGGCCGGCCAGCTCGCCATGATGATCTCGCATCCCTCCGACTACAACGTCATGCTCGATCTCAAGAAGAAGGCGACGGGAGCGGATGCGGAGAAGGCGCAGACGGTCATCGACAACATGCGCTATGGCCTCATTCCCGCCGGCCCTGACGGCAAGCGCGCCGTCGTCTTCGGCGGCTCGAACATCCACATCCTGAAGCCCGAATATGTCGACGGCGGCAAGGTCGACGAGCCGGCCGCCAAGGCGCTCATCTGCATGTGGACCAGCCCGGAATGGTCGCTGAAGCTCGCCTGGGTCGGCTCCAACCCCGGCAATCTCAACGGCTTCCTGACGGGCTGGATGAAGACCCGCCTCGAGACGACGCCGTTCCTCGACGTCACCACCTCGATGCTGCCCTACGGGATTCCCTTCCCGGCCCTGCCGGAATCGCCCGAGATCATGAACATCATCGTTCCGGACATGCTGCAGAACGCATTGACCGGCGCGATGACAGTCGACCAGGCCGCCGACGACGCGGCCAAGAAGGTCGAGGACCTCAAGGCGGGCGGCGGGCTCTAG